Proteins found in one Brachyspira murdochii DSM 12563 genomic segment:
- the trpC gene encoding indole-3-glycerol phosphate synthase TrpC, with the protein MKILDNIVEKTKERVEINKKNISLQRIRELAENKSNNNNFLFENSIKKSVSFICEVKKASPSKGIISNDFDYINIAKDYERAGASALSCLTEPYYFLGSNEYLENIKKNISIPVLRKDFTIDEYMIYEAKAINADAVLLIAAILDKNQLADYFSLADSLGLSVIVEVHDEDDLNKALSSNTRIIGINNRNLKTFETSIKNTFDLIKLIPENIISISESGIKSREDIKLLEENKVNAVLIGEQLMRQKDKIKEIKTLMGY; encoded by the coding sequence ATGAAAATACTTGACAATATAGTAGAAAAAACAAAAGAAAGAGTTGAAATTAATAAAAAAAATATCTCTTTACAGAGAATAAGAGAGTTAGCAGAAAATAAATCTAATAATAATAATTTTTTATTTGAAAACTCAATCAAAAAAAGTGTTAGTTTTATATGCGAAGTAAAAAAGGCTTCTCCTTCAAAAGGTATTATATCTAATGACTTTGATTATATTAATATAGCAAAAGATTATGAGAGAGCTGGTGCTAGTGCTTTATCATGTTTAACCGAGCCTTATTATTTTTTAGGAAGTAATGAATATTTAGAGAATATTAAAAAAAATATAAGTATTCCTGTTTTAAGAAAAGATTTTACAATAGATGAATATATGATATATGAGGCTAAAGCTATTAATGCAGATGCTGTTTTACTTATAGCTGCCATACTTGATAAAAATCAATTAGCTGATTATTTTTCACTTGCTGATAGTTTGGGGCTTTCTGTTATAGTAGAAGTGCATGATGAAGATGATTTAAATAAGGCACTTTCTTCCAACACAAGAATAATAGGTATTAATAATAGAAATTTAAAAACTTTTGAAACCAGCATAAAAAATACATTTGATCTTATAAAACTTATTCCAGAAAATATAATATCAATTTCTGAAAGCGGTATAAAAAGCAGAGAAGATATAAAACTTTTAGAAGAAAATAAAGTAAATGCAGTTCTCATAGGAGAGCAATTAATGAGGCAAAAAGATAAAATAAAAGAAATAAAAACACTTATGGGATATTAA